Proteins found in one Aethina tumida isolate Nest 87 chromosome 1, icAetTumi1.1, whole genome shotgun sequence genomic segment:
- the LOC109608770 gene encoding trifunctional purine biosynthetic protein adenosine-3, whose translation MPKNVLVIGSGGREHAIVWKLSQSGQVNKIFAAPGSFAIQQVHKAENVDLDIKNFKDVVKFCKENNVSLVAIGPEDPLANGIADILVAEQIPTFGPQKNAAQIESNKDWAKAFMDRHNIPTARWKSFNNAKEAKDFINNAPYQALVVKASGLAAGKGVVVAADKKEACDSVDEILTDKKFGSAGETVVIEELLSGEEVSVLAFSDGQTVKAMLPAQDHKRIFDNDRGPNTGGMGAYCPCPLLNEQQLEYVQKEVLEKTVNGFIKEGIKFVGVLYAGLMLTKDGPKVLEFNCRFGDPETEVILPLLESDLYCVMTSCCNGTLDKQELLWKENTNAVGVVMASRGYPETSSKGQIITGIDTVNYRPNHVVFHCGTAIKGDHLVTNGGRVLIAVALAPQLTIAAANATKACETIRFDGEQHRKDIAHKGIASAILKSGKLTYKQSGVDITAGNDLVSHIKPAAKSTNRSGVIGGLGGFGGLFDPRAAGYKDPLLVSGTDGVGTKLKIAHEMDIHNTIGIDLVAMCVNDVLAHGAEPIFFLDYFACGALDVNVAKQVVDGVAEGCRQAGCSLIGGETAEMPDMYPPGDYDVAGFAVGAVERDQLIPHIQEIREGDILIALPSSGVHSNGFSLVRKVMKLSGLSYKDTAPFSKNGKSIGEELLTPTQIYVKAVIPAVKTGKVKAFAHITGGGLLENIPRVLPHHLGVELDATKWQIPEVFSWVATAGGISQTEMLRTFNCGVGGLLVVNKEHEREILNMVISHGASVVGKVVKNNGEQVVVNHFADVMEVSMRKYVSTVVANVAVAKKRVGVLISGSGTNLQALIDATVDPTRQMGCEIVLVLSNKADVEGLKRAERANIPTKVLNHKDFASREEFDRAMHNELIVAGVDIVCLAGFMRILSGEFTRKWKGKLINVHPALLPLFKGTHAQRQALEAGVRISGCTVHFVEEDVDAGAIITQEAVPVEINDTEEDLIERIKTAEHRAFPRALQLVATGKVYLDKENKLIWA comes from the exons ATGCCGAAGAACGTGTTGGTAATCGGAAGCGGTGGCAGAGAACATGCCATTGTTTGGAAACTGTCGCAGAGCGGCcaggttaataaaattttcgcgGCGCCGGGTAGTTTTGCCATTCAACAGGTGCACAAAGCAGAAAATGTTGATTTGGACATCAAAAACTTTAAG GATGTGGTAAAATTCTGCAAAGAAAACAACGTCAGTTTAGTAGCAATAGGACCTGAAGATCCTCTTGCAAACGGCATAGCAGACATTTTGGTAGCAGAACAAATACCGACCTTCGGACCTCAAAAAAATGCCGCCCAAATCGAGTCCAACAAAGACTGGGCGAAAGCTTTCATGGACAGACACAACATCCCGACTGCCAGATGGAAATCTTTCAATAATGCCAAGGAAGCTAAGGACTTTATCAATAA TGCCCCGTATCAAGCATTGGTGGTCAAAGCCAGTGGATTAGCGGCTGGTAAAGGGGTGGTAGTAGCAGCTGATAAAAAAGAAGCATGCGACAGTGTCGACGAAATTCTGACAGACAAGAAATTCGGCTCTGCCGGTGAAACAGTCGTCATAGAAGAATTATTGAGCGGTGAAGAAGTTTCT GTATTGGCCTTCTCCGATGGACAGACTGTAAAAGCCATGCTTCCCGCTCAAGATCACAAACGAATTTTCGACAACGATCGAGGACCAAATACTGGAGGAATGGGTGCTTACTGTCCTTGTCCTTTACTCAACGAACAGCAACTAGAATACGTACAGAAAGAAGTTTTGGAAAAAACAGTGAACGGTTTCATCAAAGAAGGCATCAAATTTGTTg GTGTTTTGTATGCGGGATTGATGCTGACAAAAGACGGCCCCAAAGTGCTTGAATTCAACTGCAGATTCGGTGATCCAGAAACGGAAGTTATCCTGCCACTGCTCGAGTCCGATCTCTATTGCGTCATGACATCTTGCTGCAACGGGACGTTGGACAAGCAGGAGCTACTGTGGAAGGAAAATACGAATGCGGTCGGAGTCGTTATGGCATCCCGTGGTTATCCCGAAACGTCCAGCAAAGGACAAATCATCACAG gcATAGATACGGTAAACTACAGACCTAACCATGTCGTATTCCACTGCGGTACCGCAATTAAAGGCGACCATTTGGTGACGAACGGTGGCAGAGTTCTGATTGCTGTGGCTTTGGCCCCGCAATTAACTATAGCTGCGGCCAACGCGACCAAAGCCTGCGAAACTATACGATTCGACGGAGAACAGCATCGCAAGGACATTGCCCATAAAGGCATTGCAAG tgcAATTCTAAAGTCAGGCAAATTGACGTATAAACAAAGCGGAGTTGATATAACCGCCGGAAATGATTTAGTTTCACACATTAAACCTGCGGCAAAATCAACGAACAGGTCTGGTGTTATTGGTGGTCTGGGTGGTTTTGGGGGATTGTTCGACCCCAGAGCTGCCGGTTACAAGGATCCTTTACTGGTTTCCGGAACTGACGGCGTTGGAACCAAACTAAAA attgcCCATGAAATGGACATTCACAACACAATAGGCATTGACTTGGTGGCCATGTGTGTCAATGACGTATTGGCCCATGGTGCCGAACCAATCTTTTTCCTGGACTATTTTGCGTGCGGAGCTTTGGATGTAAACGTGGCTAAGCAAGTCGTTGACGGCGTTGCCGAAGGCTGCAGACAAGCTGGATGCTCCCTTATAG gTGGAGAAACTGCCGAAATGCCGGATATGTATCCACCAGGTGATTACGACGTGGCTGGTTTCGCCGTCGGAGCGGTGGAACGCGACCAACTCATACCTCATATTCAAGAAATCCGCGAAGGTGACATACTTATTGCCTTGCCCTCTTCTGGCGTCCACAGCAACGGATTCAGCTTGGTCAGAAAAGTTATGAAGCTCAGTGGGCTTAGTTACAAAGATACCGCTCCGTTTAGCAAAAATGGAAAATCGATAG GCGAAGAATTGTTGACACCGACGCAGATTTACGTCAAAGCCGTAATACCAGCGGTAAAAACGGGAAAAGTGAAAGCGTTCGCCCACATAACTGGCGGCGGTTTGCTGGAAAACATCCCCCGAGTTCTGCCCCATCATTTGGGAGTAGAATTGGACGCGACCAAATGGCAAATACCGGAAGTATTTTCCTGGGTGGCCACCGCTGGAGGAATCAGTCAAACAGAAATGTTGCGCACGTTTAACTGTGGAGTAGGTGGACTTTTGGTCGTCAACAAGGAACACGAACGTGAAATTCTTAACATGGTTATTTCGCATGGTGCCTCTGTTGTGGGCAAGGTTGTCAAAAACAACGGAG aACAAGTGGTAGTTAACCACTTTGCCGATGTTATGGAAGTTTCGATGAGGAAGTATGTGTCCACAGTTGTTGCCAATGTGGCGGTTGCGAAGAAACGTGTAGGAGTTTTAATATCCGGCAGCGGTACTAATTTGCAAGCCCTGATAGACGCAACTGTGGATCCCACAAGGCAAATGGGATGCGAAATCGTTCTCGTCTTGTCCAATAAGGCTGACGTTGAAGGTCTCAAACGAGCCGAAAGAGCCAACATTCCTACCAAA gtgCTTAATCACAAGGACTTCGCGAGTAGAGAAGAATTCGATCGTGCCATGCACAACGAATTGATCGTGGCCGGTGTCGATATTGTTTGCTTGGCGGGATTCATGCGAATTCTGAGCGGCGAATTTACTCGCAAATGGAAGGGAAAACTCATCAACGTCCATCCCGCACTTCTGCCCTTGTTTAAAGGAACCCACGCTCAAAGACAGGCTCTGGAAGCGGGCGTTAGAATTAGCGGGTGTACGGTTCATTTTGTAGAGGAGGACGTCGATGCCGGAGCTATAATTACCCAAGAAGCGGTTCCTGTTGAAATAAATGACACGGAAGAAGACCTGATTGAAAGAATCAAAACGGCGGAGCACAGGGCTTTTCCAAGGGCATTGCAATTGGTGGCAACTGGAAAAGTTTATTTGGACaaggaaaacaaattaatttgggCATAA
- the LOC109608769 gene encoding tetratricopeptide repeat protein 36 homolog, which yields MSKLSDHDKAVLSCVFNPNLPLEEAINEQRENLEDAEKLTAEEESTKQMEIRAVQLAEAGRLDEGLELINKAIQIAPKRPSLYNNRAHIYQYLRKFEDAFNDLTTAIDLSNEHHKKTLSQAHCQRGILHKRADRMELAKVDFEIASKLGNHFAKSQLVEMNPYAALCNRMLRQVMETLK from the exons ATGTCGAAGTTAAGTGATCACGATAAAGCAGTTTTGAGTTGTGTTTTTAACCCTAATCTGCCTTTGGAAGAAGCTATAAATGAGCAGCGGGAGAATCTTGAAG aTGCTGAAAAGCTGACAGCAGAAGAAGAGTCGACAAAACAAATGGAAATCAGAGCAGTGCAACTAGCAGAGGCAGGAAGACTAGATGAAGGTTTAGAGTTGATAAATAAAGCTATTCAAATTGCGCCAAAGAGACCATCACTTTATAACAATAGGGCTcacatttatcaatatttacgtaAATTTGAAG ATGCCTTTAACGACTTGACAACAGCAATCGATTTATCGAACGAACATCACAAGAAAACACTCAGTCAGGCTCATTGTCAAAGAGGGATTTTACACAAGAGGGCAGATCGAATGGAGTTAGCCAAAGTTGATTTTGAAATTGCCTCGAAACTTGGTAATCATTTCGCCAAAAGTCAA CTGGTCGAAATGAATCCGTACGCAGCTTTGTGTAACAGAATGTTAAGGCAAGTGATGGAGACATTAAAATAG
- the LOC109608704 gene encoding ovarian-specific serine/threonine-protein kinase Lok, with translation MSDYLTPTPPQSQHITPPEEIQTPWGRLIARRKELDSVDLITDSISLGRDAECDIVLYRETFPQNLLQSVSKLHFAISKDGDGPVYITDFSKNGTFVNQTKVGKNRKFILQNNDNISVGNKRLIIYMFKLMDSIDNKYLPASLRKRYEAGAFLGKGAAGEVRLVYEKTTCKKFAVKKINKGKFHSNSNLHQLNHPKKIYSEINILQEVNHPCIISMEDLVETEDDVYIILEYMQGGELTDRVEKHNLTESQVKFYFYQITLAVQHLHSKGITHRDLKPANVLLSSTRFDSLVKVSDFGLSKETHDNIMSTICGTPHYVAPEVLDGRYKEYNNQVDIWSLGVILFYMLSKKLPFDATDRPTLGAQIVMGQYTMNDPAWQGISVQAKDLVQNMLKTNPKERITVEGILKHPWIMQDMTVRYKVHGLMSCASKSDDCEPFAKRFRLDED, from the exons ATGTCGGATTATTTAACCCCGACGCCGCCCCAGTCTCAACACATAACACCACCCGAAGAGATTCAAACACCATGGGGCCGACTGATAGCGAGAAGGAAAGAACTGGATTCGGTTG ACCTGATCACCGATTCTATTTCACTTGGACGGGATGCCGAATGTGATATTGTATTGTATCGTGAAACTTTTCCGCAGAATTTGTTGCAATCCGTTAGTAAACTTCATTTTGCAATCTCCAAAGATGGGGATGGACCAGTTTACATAACTGACTTCAGCAAAAATGGCACTTTTGTAAACCAGACTAAAGTTGGCAAGAACCGAaagtttatattacaaaataatgataatatatcTGTTGGAAACAAACGGCTTATCA tttacatGTTCAAACTTATGGACtctattgataataaatatttacctgcATCTTTGCGAAAAAGATACGAGGCTGGTGCGTTTTTGGGTAAAGGAGCAGCTGGTGAAGTTCGTCTAGTTTACGAAAAG acAACATGCAAAAAATTTGctgtcaaaaaaattaataaaggtaAATTCCATAGTAATTCGAATTTACATCAGTTAAATCATCCGAAAAAGATTTATTCAGAAATCAACATATTACAAGAAGTAAATCAT CCTTGCATTATTTCTATGGAGGATCTGGTGGAAACTGAGGACGATGTGTACATCATACTGGAATATATGCAAGGGGGTGAATTAACTGACCGTGTTGAGAAGCACAATTTGACTGAATCACAAGTCAAATTCTATTTCTATCAAATAACATTGGCAGTCCAACACTTGCACTCGAAAGGTATAACGCATAGGGACTTaaag CCCGCCAATGTTTTGTTGTCCTCAACAAGATTTGACTCTTTGGTAAAAGTATCAGACTTTGGACTAAGCAAGGAAACACATGACAACATCATGAGTACTATATGTGGCACTCCACACTATGTTGCACCAGAGGTTCTAGACGGTAGATACAAAGAATACAATAATCAGGTAGACATCTGGAGTTTGGGTGTCATATTATTCTATATGCTTTCTAAAAAGTTGCCGTTTGA TGCCACCGATCGACCTACGTTAGGTGCACAGATAGTCATGGGACAGTATACTATGAACGACCCCGCTTGGCAAGGGATATCTGTCCAGGCAAAGGATTTGGTTCAGAATATGTTGAAGACCAATCCAAAAGAAAGGATAACCGTAGAAGGGATTCTGAAACATCCCTGGATCATGCAG gATATGACGGTGAGATATAAGGTGCACGGTTTAATGTCGTGCGCCTCGAAATCGGACGACTGTGAACCATTCGCCAAACGGTTCAGACTAGATGAAGACTAG
- the LOC109608768 gene encoding dnaJ homolog subfamily C member 28: MAVHIFVRRFFLNNYRHFSTKFSKLLEYKKCCKILGVKEGCDQEEIRSVYLKLVKIYHPDSGNPEANSDKFHEIDKAFKTLINRKAEERWDVDEAVIAEQDIKHTAPQHRQYLSYGGIGSGTPFQREKQYTKVRAMQAAENVYQHRVAKVTAEENTLMDKAPLKHKIKTKYGFDRLVEDLIQESMSKGEFSNLSGAGKPLRNEHNRNPYVDFVTHKLNEVLIDNGFTPEWITLQKEIRSEAHHLRTILFYERQFFSPFPLNTDENIIWSEIVYKYKQMVDEINKKIAKFNLVVPVLDKQMIQISLEKEAQKAIKDGKSFKDLGLKRPVDKNERRNDIKEVNITNFFSFIDSFFKNK; encoded by the exons atgGCTGTACATATTTTCGTTAGgagattctttttaaataattataggcattttagtacaaaattttctaaactgTTGGAATATAAG aaatgctGTAAAATTCTAGGTGTTAAAGAAGGCTGTGATCAGGAGGAAATTAGGTCAGTTTATCTAAAACTGGTTAAAATTTACCATCCCGATAGTGGCAATCCAGAGGCCAATTCAGATAAATTCCATGAA attgataaagcttttaaaacgttaattaatagaaaagcTGAAGAAAGATGGGACGTTGATGAAGCTGTAATAGCTGAGCAGGACATTAAG CACACGGCACCGCAACACAGACAATATTTGAGTTATGGAGGAATCGGTTCGGGGACACCTTTTCAACGCGAAAAGCAATACACGAAAGTACGTGCCATGCAAGCGGCAGAGAACGTGTATCAGCACCGCGTGGCCAAAGTGACGGCCGAAGAGAACACATTGATGGACAAGGCACCGCTCaagcacaaaattaagacCAA ATACGGGTTCGATCGGTTGGTCGAGGATCTGATTCAGGAGTCCATGTCAAAGGGCGAGTTCAGTAACTTGTCTGGGGCTGGGAAGCCACTCAGAAACGAACACAATCGGAATCCGTATGTGGATTTTGTCACGCATAAATTAAACGAG GTTTTAATAGATAACGGATTCACCCCTGAGTGGATCACTCTCCAAAAGGAGATCAGATCAGAAGCTCACCATTTaaggacaattttattttacgaaCGTCAATTCTTCAGCCCGTTTCCTTTGAACACAgacgaaaatattatatggaGCGAGATTGTTTACAAGTACAAACAGATGGtggatgaaattaataaaaaaattgcaaaattcaATCTAGTCGTGCCAGTTTTGGACAAACAGATGATTCAAATCAGTTTGGAAAAGGAGGCACAAAAGGCTATAAAGGATGGGAAAAGCTTCAAGGATTTGGGATTGAAGAGGCCAGTTGACAAAAACGAGCGCAGAAATGACATTAAAGAagttaatattactaattttttcagttttattgatagtttttttaaaaataaataa
- the LOC109608692 gene encoding translocation protein SEC62, with translation MAEKRKGKKRKDEYVPSDEEVPDLPSKDEYDVGNWMKKNVPTKKTKFLSHNVIYFTGKRAVDALVESKYYNEENGMFRSREAVVDFLDGMLAHKFFHRARKVPIQDSELRKKKDKKAGGESATEDDKKKEKERGTDAESSVVESKDKDAAKEKRKKKIRLEMHNDQRFVDSLDAYVWIYDPIPLYYWIIGALALLGCVGLCLFPLWPQSVRLIVYYLSIAAAAFLVSIIVLAVLRLIFFCLVWVLTLGRHHIWILPNLTEDVGFFASFWPVYTYEYRGDGYVPAKKGKKKKKKDKDSDAETETNTGTCDKTDKSPDTVGNASGDDRPSDVDANEGTSCAEPVQVSESDSESSQRSSTGRDFEMVEKGDIDS, from the exons ATGGCGGAGAAGAGGAAAGGCAAGAAGCGCAAAGAT gaGTATGTTCCTTCTGATGAGGAAGTGCCTGATCTGCCGTCCAAAGATGAATATGACGTTGGAAACTGGATGAAGAAAAACGTGCCCACCAAGAAAACGAAATTCCTGTCCCACAATGTCATCTATTTTACAG GAAAGAGAGCCGTAGACGCGCTCGTCGAATCAAAGTACTACAACGAGGAGAATGGAATGTTCAGGTCGCGTGAGGCAGTCGTCGACTTCCTGGACGGTATGCTGGCCCACAAGTTCTTCCATAGGGCGCGCAAGGTGCCGATCCAGGACTCCGAATTGCGGAAGAAGAAGGACAAGAAGGCGGGCGGCGAGTCGGCCACCGAGGACGACAAGAAGAAGGAGAAGGAAAGGGGCACCGACGCCGAAAGCAGTGTAGTGGAATCAAAGGACAAAGAT GCGGCGAAGGAAAAGCGCAAGAAAAAGATCAGACTAGAGATGCACAATGACCAACGTTTCGTCGATTCGCTGGACGCGTACGTGTGGATCTACGATCCGATTCCGCTTTACTATTGGATAATCGGTGCCCTGGCGTTGCTGGGTTGCGTCGGTTTGTGCCTATTCCCTCTGTGGCCACAATCCGTCAG ACTGATCGTGTACTATTTGAGTATAGCGGCGGCCGCCTTCCTAGTGTCGATCATCGTTCTGGCCGTGCTACGTCTGATCTTCTTCTGTCTCGTTTGGGTGCTAACGCTGGGTAGACATCACATTTGGATCCTGCCGAATCTGACCGAGGACGTAGGTTTCTTCGCGTCGTTCTGGCCCGTGTATACGTACGAGTATAGAGGTGATGGCTACGTGCCGGCGAAGAAGGGcaagaagaaaaagaaaaaggaCAAGGATTCGGATGCGGAAACTGAGACGAACACCGGGACGTGCGACAAAACGGACAAGTCGCCCGACACTGTTGGCAACGCTTCTGGCGACGATAG acCGAGTGATGTAGACGCCAACGAAGGAACAAGTTGTGCGGAACCGGTCCAGGTATCCGAATCTGATAGCGAATCTAGCCAGCGGTCAAGCACCGGCCGCGATTTCGAGATGGTCGAAAAAGGCGACATTGATTCCTAA